One window from the genome of Natronincola ferrireducens encodes:
- a CDS encoding class I fructose-bisphosphate aldolase, with the protein MSNTTHRMNRIFRPNKKTFIMAMDHGANFNVLPAMKYPGKIIREVAKAGADAFLSTVGMTDKFADDFLGKGIILRIDGGVSFLGDRSKPLQTVVTAEDALRLGADSIITMGFPGSKFENETLSALSRNIMEAHKWNIPVTSEALPRGFEGGEDARTPENIIFACRQSVELGADIIKTEYTGDQESFKELTESVYAPVVILGGAKKVPERQLLQEIKDALEAGGAGVAMGRNIWGHENPAKYAAAIAKLIHEDCSVDAALKELNSIF; encoded by the coding sequence ATGAGTAACACAACACATCGTATGAATCGAATTTTTAGACCAAACAAAAAAACATTTATTATGGCTATGGATCATGGAGCTAACTTTAATGTATTGCCAGCTATGAAGTATCCGGGAAAAATTATAAGAGAGGTTGCAAAAGCTGGTGCAGATGCTTTTTTATCAACAGTAGGTATGACTGATAAATTTGCAGATGATTTCTTAGGTAAAGGAATAATCTTGCGTATTGATGGCGGTGTTTCTTTTTTAGGTGATCGTTCTAAACCGCTTCAGACAGTAGTAACAGCGGAAGATGCTCTTAGATTAGGTGCTGACTCTATCATTACAATGGGTTTCCCAGGATCTAAGTTTGAAAACGAAACACTTAGTGCTCTTTCTCGTAACATAATGGAAGCACACAAATGGAATATTCCTGTAACATCTGAAGCATTACCTCGTGGCTTTGAAGGTGGAGAAGATGCAAGAACTCCAGAAAACATTATTTTTGCTTGTCGTCAAAGTGTAGAGCTTGGTGCTGATATTATTAAGACAGAATACACGGGTGATCAAGAAAGCTTTAAGGAATTAACTGAAAGTGTATATGCTCCTGTTGTTATTTTAGGTGGAGCTAAGAAAGTTCCAGAACGTCAACTTTTACAGGAAATAAAAGATGCTCTAGAGGCAGGTGGTGCAGGTGTTGCCATGGGACGTAATATATGGGGACATGAAAATCCTGCAAAATATGCAGCTGCTATAGCAAAGCTTATCCATGAAGATTGTAGCGTAGATGCAGCTCTTAAAGAGTTGAATTCAATATTCTAG